A window of the Luoshenia tenuis genome harbors these coding sequences:
- a CDS encoding homocysteine S-methyltransferase family protein, with product MKPILTELGRRMLFFDGAMGTLLQASGLKAGQLPELWNLERPELICDIHRQYLEVGCDILSANTFGANALKLSDTGHTVDEVVTAAVSLARQAIHTSGKDGYVALDIGPTGKLLAPLGDLHFEQAYDLFKEMMLPGARAGADLVLIETMGDTYEIKAAVLAAKENTDLPVFVTMIFDEKGHLLTGGDIASAVAMLEGLGVDAIGLNCGLGPVQMLPLFEQLHSLTSLPIIVNPNAGLPQVVDGKTTYDITPDEFARAVHAIAAKGAWLVGGCCGTTPGHLATVVAQCKDLAPLPIVPKGRTVISSYTHAVSFGADPILIGERINPTGKAKLKKALREGDMEYLLREGIAQQRSGAHVLDVNVGLPDIDEVALMPQAVRALQGVLDLPLQIDTTNLAAMESALRIYNGKALINSVNGKEESMHAIFPLVKKYGGCVIALTLDESGIPETAQGRVAIARKILTVARSYGIGKEDIIFDALALTISADQQAAQVTLQTLAAIRRELGAYTSLGVSNISFGLPQRENINAAFFTMALQSGLNAAIINPNNAAMMKAYDAYRALAGLDDQCMDYIAHYSAESPAPSTAPSVQALSLREAVLRGLQESAAQAAGEMLASTPPLEIIHDSLIPALDQVGQAFEKGTLFLPQLLMSAEAAKAAFEVIRVQLEAQGGSAQAKKEKIILATVKGDIHDIGKNIVKVLLENYGYDVIDLGKDVDPERIVAAAQKQDVRLVGLSALMTTTVVNMEEAISRLHAALPKCKVMVGGAVLTQRYADMIHADHYSGDAMGAVRYAETVFGKN from the coding sequence ATGAAACCCATCTTAACTGAACTGGGCCGCCGGATGCTGTTTTTCGACGGCGCCATGGGCACATTGTTACAGGCCAGCGGCCTTAAGGCAGGGCAGCTGCCCGAGTTGTGGAATCTGGAACGGCCGGAGTTGATCTGCGATATCCACCGGCAATACCTTGAGGTGGGCTGCGACATCCTTTCAGCCAATACCTTTGGAGCCAATGCCCTAAAGCTCTCCGATACCGGCCATACGGTGGACGAAGTGGTAACGGCCGCGGTATCCTTGGCGCGTCAGGCTATCCATACCTCCGGCAAGGACGGATATGTGGCGCTGGATATCGGCCCGACCGGTAAACTTCTGGCGCCTTTGGGGGACCTGCACTTTGAACAGGCCTACGATCTTTTTAAAGAGATGATGCTGCCCGGCGCCCGGGCGGGCGCCGATCTCGTCTTGATCGAAACCATGGGCGACACCTATGAAATCAAGGCCGCCGTACTGGCCGCCAAGGAAAATACCGATCTTCCGGTATTTGTCACCATGATCTTTGATGAAAAAGGGCATTTGTTGACCGGCGGCGATATTGCAAGCGCCGTCGCCATGCTGGAGGGGCTGGGCGTAGACGCGATCGGGCTCAACTGCGGTCTGGGCCCGGTGCAGATGCTGCCCCTGTTTGAGCAGCTCCATTCCCTGACCTCCCTGCCGATCATCGTCAACCCCAATGCCGGGCTGCCCCAGGTGGTGGATGGAAAGACCACCTACGACATTACGCCAGACGAATTTGCGCGCGCCGTACACGCCATCGCCGCCAAGGGCGCGTGGCTGGTGGGCGGCTGCTGCGGCACTACGCCCGGACACCTGGCCACCGTGGTAGCGCAGTGCAAGGATCTGGCGCCGCTGCCCATCGTCCCCAAGGGGCGCACGGTCATCTCCTCTTATACGCACGCGGTCAGTTTTGGCGCCGACCCCATCCTCATTGGCGAGCGGATCAACCCCACCGGCAAGGCCAAGCTCAAAAAAGCGCTGCGTGAGGGCGATATGGAATATCTGCTGCGCGAGGGCATTGCCCAGCAGCGCAGCGGCGCGCACGTGCTGGACGTCAACGTCGGTCTGCCGGATATCGACGAAGTAGCCCTAATGCCCCAGGCTGTGCGGGCGCTGCAGGGCGTGCTGGACCTGCCTTTGCAGATCGACACCACCAACCTCGCGGCTATGGAGAGCGCCCTGCGCATTTATAACGGTAAGGCGCTGATCAACTCGGTCAACGGCAAGGAAGAGAGCATGCACGCTATCTTTCCGCTGGTCAAAAAGTACGGCGGCTGCGTTATCGCACTTACGCTGGACGAGAGCGGCATTCCGGAAACGGCTCAGGGCCGGGTGGCCATTGCCCGCAAAATTTTAACCGTTGCGCGCAGCTACGGCATTGGTAAGGAGGACATTATTTTTGACGCGCTGGCGCTGACCATCAGCGCAGATCAGCAGGCCGCGCAGGTCACGCTGCAGACCCTTGCCGCGATCCGCCGGGAGCTGGGCGCGTACACTTCGCTTGGGGTCTCCAATATTTCCTTTGGCCTGCCCCAGCGCGAAAATATCAACGCGGCATTCTTTACCATGGCGCTGCAAAGCGGGCTGAACGCCGCCATCATCAACCCCAACAACGCGGCAATGATGAAGGCGTATGACGCCTACCGCGCCCTGGCGGGGCTGGACGACCAATGCATGGACTATATTGCCCACTACTCGGCTGAAAGCCCGGCGCCCAGCACAGCCCCCTCCGTGCAGGCCCTTTCCCTGCGCGAGGCGGTGCTGCGCGGCCTGCAGGAGAGCGCCGCCCAGGCCGCGGGCGAAATGCTGGCCTCTACCCCGCCGCTTGAGATCATCCACGACAGCCTGATCCCGGCGCTGGATCAGGTGGGCCAGGCCTTTGAGAAGGGCACGCTCTTTCTTCCTCAGCTTCTCATGAGCGCGGAGGCGGCCAAGGCCGCCTTTGAGGTGATCCGCGTCCAGCTGGAGGCCCAGGGCGGCAGTGCGCAAGCCAAAAAGGAGAAGATCATTCTGGCCACGGTCAAAGGCGATATTCATGACATCGGGAAAAATATCGTCAAAGTTCTGCTGGAAAACTACGGTTACGATGTGATCGATCTGGGCAAGGATGTGGACCCAGAGCGCATCGTGGCGGCCGCGCAGAAACAGGATGTGCGTCTGGTTGGGCTAAGCGCTTTGATGACCACCACCGTCGTCAATATGGAAGAGGCGATCAGCCGCCTGCACGCTGCGCTGCCAAAGTGCAAGGTGATGGTGGGCGGCGCGGTACTCACCCAGCGCTATGCGGATATGATCCACGCGGATCACTATTCCGGCGACGCCATGGGCGCCGTACGGTACGCTGAAACGGTGTTTGGGAAAAACTAA